The DNA region TTTTAAATATCTATTTGATGAGTTTTCTTTAGAAGTAGAAAGAAAAAAAATAAATTTAGTAAATTTGATTCCAGCAAATACTATTCTGACAGTTGATGTTGATATTAGTTTTGAAATTTTTAGAAATTTTATTTCTAACGCAATCAAATTTAGTAAAGAAAATGGAAATATTACAATAGAATATTATGAAAATGAAAAATTTCAAATAATTACCATTGCGGATAATGGTGTTGGTATGTCAGAATTTACTCGTAATAATTTATTTATTAAAGAAGTAAGCACGAAAGGCACTGCCGGCGAAAAAGGTTTTGGGGTTGGCTTAAAATTATGTAACGATTTAATAAAACTGCATAGTGGATTTATTAAAGTGGATTCCAAAGAAGGTTTCGGGACAAAGTTTGAATTATATTTTCCACAAAATAAAAATCCTATTTTTATTGTAGGGGAATTGGAGACAGGTTTAAAAGAAATTCTAATTCATGATGGTTATTTACCGATTGTATTGGAAGATTTAGACAGTTCTATAAAAAATTTAGAAGATATACAGTCAAAGTTAATTTTAATTTTAGAAAAATATCCGCGAGTCAGAATGGAAAACTTTTTAAGGGAAATTCATTTAAATAAGTTAAACTCCAATATACGAGTTATACTGGTAAATTATGATTATGCGATATCACATGAACATATTACCAGTATTCATACATCCGGAAATAATTTTGGATTTTTGGAAAAAATACTAACTCAAAAATAATTCGAATTAAGTAACTGCGTAAATCAAATTATTAACATTGAAAAAAAAGAACTCTTTATAATCTTGCAAAGAGCTTCTTAAAAAAGTACGTTATTCCCAATTGCCCAAAGCGATTGCGAAGTTCTTTTCAAAACAAATGGATATTCTCTTTTGGCGGTTGGTATACTAAAGTTTTTCTCCGCAGTCTCGCATATCCTTATAATAAGGGTTCACGATTTTATCTCCCTTTGCCATCCATTTCTTTTTTGCCATAGGGCAGTAAAATAAATTCGCATTAGATTTATTCTTTCCCTTTACTATTGGCTCTAGGATTTCGACTATCGCTGCATAGGTATCTAGTTTTTCTTGTGAATTTCCCGCATCCCCAATTTTTTTAGCTAAAGGGAGTGCTTTCTGATAAATTTCTTTATCCTTTTTATCTTTCAATCCTTTCGAAAGAATGGACGTTAGTTTAGAAACATTCAGTTTTTCTGGTTTTTCTTGCATCAGAGCATCGTGAAATTTTACCAGTTCTTCCGATATTTGGACTGACTTTTCCTCTTCGGCAAAAGTATTCGTTACTAGGAGGAAAGTTATTCCGACTATAATTGTTTTGAGTGTATTCATTTTTATCTCCTTTAATTTTAATGAATGCAAATTATTATTTTTTTCGCATTGTATTTAACTTATATACCCTTCGCCAAAAGTAATTACACAATGTGTAAAAAATAGGGTATTCCCAAACGCCAAAAATATGGCTGTTCTAAAAACGAATGGGTAATTTCTTTTGGTATATTTCTTTTTTAACATACTTAAAATCTTTCATAGTTATGCTTTTGTCTGAAATTACTTCCTGTATAGAATGCTAACGGTAATAGGTGTAATTATTGAAAAAAGTAATAAGCCAAATTTTGAAACTGTCACAAAACCGAGAAGTGAACTTAAAAATTCATTTTGAATTGGAAATTGATTTAATAGAAAAAATAAAATTGAATTTTCAATCATATCCGACAAAAACCAAATGAATGGAAATAACATTAGCCTATTACGTATGATCTTTGAAATTGAAGATCGCTCAAAAGTAAATTTTGTTAATACAATTAGAAATCCTAAAAACGATAGCGGAAAGATAACGTCCATGCTATAAGTAAAACGTTGATACATTTCGCGTCCGAAATTTCCATAATCATTCATACGTTGATAGAATTCAACATTTGAAAAAATAGGACGCTGGTCAAATAGAGGTTTTCCGTTTAAAGCAAAACTAAGTGCTTTTGCTCCTCCGAAAAATGGGAGTATATGCGTAGTTATGAAAACACTTAAAAAAATGAAAAAAAAGAATCCTAGAGTGTAAGCGGAAGTAACCTGTTTTGATTTTTTTACTTCTTCTCCATCTGTAGTTTCTTTTTTTTCGTTAAGTAACCTATACTGAATATTTCTTTGAGAAACAATTCCTCCCAAAAAAAATCCTAGAAAAAATACAGTAGGGATAAATATAATATGTTCCTGTGTCATGAGTGTCTCCTATTAATTAATCTCATTTAATTCTTTTTTCTTCCATAAATAATAAATGGCTGGATAAACTAATAGTTCCAGTGCAAAACTACTTACTAAACCTCCAACCATAGGTGCAGCAATTCGTTTCATCATATCAGAGCCTGTTGCCGTTGACCACATAATAGGAAGTAACCCCATCATAGCACAAAGAACAGTCATAATTTTAGGACGAACTCGTTTTACTGCTCCATGAAGAACGGAGTCTCTCAATTCCGAATCATTCTTTAAGAGTCCTTTTTTGCGTGCATCTTCATGAGACAAATCCAAGTATAAAAGCATAAATACACCGGTTTCTGCATCTAAGCCCATAAGTGCAATCATTCCAACCCATACCGCAATTGAAACTTGGTAGTCCAGTATGTAAAGTAGTCCGACTGCGCCAATAAGTGAAAAAGGAACAGCGCACATTACAATAAGTGTTTTCATATAAGATTTGGTATTCATGTAGATAAGGAAAAAAATAATAAATAGTGTAATGGGAATTACATATTTCATTCTTTCTCTTACTCGAATGATATTTTCGTATTGCCCCGTCCAGGATAGAGTGTAACCAGCAGGAAATATCATAGTATCGGATATTTTCTTTTTTGCGCGTTCTACAAATCCACCTAAATCAGATTCAGTAGTATCTAAGTAAACATAACCTGTAAGGAACCCATTTTCATCCCTTATCATTGCAGGACCTGTTTTAAATTCTAAGTCAGCAATTTCTCCAATTGGAATATGAGACTCTAAAGCAGTTGGAATTAAAATTCGTTTTAATTTATCAATATCGTCTCGGAGTCCACGCGGATAACGAATATTAATCGAATATCTTTCTCTTCCTTCAATCGTTTGTGTAACGGGCTCTCCCCCAATTGCAGTCAAAATGATATTTTGCGCTGATGCGATAGATATACCGTATCGTGAGAGTTTTTCCCTTTTTAATTTTATATCTAAAAAATATCCACCTGCAGTGCGCTCCGCAAATACCGAACGTGTTCCGGGGAGGGATTTTAAAATTCCTTCCATTTCGATTCCTAATCGTTCTATTTCCTGAAGTGATTCTCCTTGGATTTTAACGCCTATAGGGGTTCGAAGTCCTGTAGACAACATGTCAATTCTTGTTTTAATCGGCATTGTCCATGCATTTGAAACTCCAGGGAAGGATAACTCTTGATTCATTATGGCAACAAGTTCCTCTTTATTAATTCTATCTGGAGCAAAACTTTTGAATAGAAAATGTGAAAAATTCGGAAGTCTGGAATAGAATCTTTCTTTTTTCCTCCACTCACTTTGTGGTTTCAAAAGTACTACTGTTTCCATCATTGAGAAAGGAGCACTATCAGTTGGGGTATCTGATCTCCCTGCCTTTCCGTATACTCTTGTGACTTCAGGAATTTGCATGAGTTTTTTATCCATATGGATCATTAATTTTTCTGTTTCTGCTACAGAAATTCCAGGGAGGGTAGTCGGCATATAAAGTAGGGATTCTTCAAAAAGAGGCGGCATAAATTCAGAGCCTAATTGCATGTATACCGGTATTGTTAGTAATACCAAAAATATAGAAAACGTGATGACTCGTTTGGGATATTTTAATACAAACAAACAAGCTGGTTCATAGTATTTGAATAAAATTTTGCTAATTGGATGTTTTTCTTCTGGGTAGTATTTTCCGACTAACAATGTAGTTGCCGCATTTGATAAAAATTTATTTTTAAAAACGAATGGATCCATTCTAGTAAATAACATTCGAAATGCAGGGTCAAGAGTTAACGCTAGACAAGCGGCAATTGCCATTGCTAAGTTTTTTGAATAGGCGAGAGGATGAAATAGTTTACCTTCTTGATCAACAAGCGTAAATACAGGTAAAAATGCTACTGCGATTACTAATAGAGAGAAAAATACGGATGGCCCAACTTCGAGTAAAGCTTCCAATCTTACAACATGATAGTCTCCGATTCTTCCGCCGGATTCCCATTCTTCTAATTTTTTGTATGCATTTTCTACTTCTACAATTGCCCCGTCGACTAGTACTCCAATAGATATAGCAATTCCTGATAGTGACATTATGTTGGAATGAACACCGAAAAGATACATTGGAATAAATGCAATTAATACAGAAATTGGTATTGTCATAATCGGGATAATTGCAGATGGAAAATGCCATAAGAATATTAGGATTACGATAGATACCACAATCATTTCCTCGATCAGTTTTTCTTTTAAGTTTTCGATTGTGTGTAAAATCAATTCCGATCTATCGTATGTGGTAACAAATTCCATTCCCTTAGGTAACGAGGGAGTAATATCCTTTATCTTCTCTTTAACTCTTTCAATTACAGAAAGTGCATTCTCTCCGTGTCGCATCACAATAATGCCGCCTACCGCATCACCCTCTCCATTTAAATCTGAAATCCCTCTTCGAATATCAGGACCTAGTTCTACTCTAGCTACATTTTTTAGTAAAATTGGTGTACCATTCGGGTCAGTTCCGAGACTAATTTCTTCTATGTCGGAGATACTCTTGATATACCCCTTACCTCGAATCATATATTCAAAACCAGAAATTTCGATTAAACGAGCTCCTGTTTCTTCGTTTGATTCTCTTACATTCTTAATAATTGATTCCATAGATATATCGTACGCTTGCAGGGCGGTAGGGTTAACCGTAATTTGGTATTGTTTTTTAAATCCTCCAATGCTCGCAACTTCGGCTACTCCCGGTATTGCGTTTAGTAGATAGCGAAGTTTGAAGTCTTGAAATGATCTAATCTGGGTAAGAGAATTTTGACCTGTTTTATCAATTAATGCATATTGATACACCCAGCCGACTCCCGTTGCATCGGGTCCCAATTCGGTTCTAACTCCCGTTGGCAATTGAGATTGGATTCGAGATAGATATTCAAGCACTCTTGATCTTGCCCAATAAATATCTGTTCCATCTTGAAAAATAACATATACAAACGAATAACCGAAGTCCGAAAATCCTCTGATTACTTTTACTTTCGGCGCACCCAAAAGACCTGTGATAATCGGGTAAGTCACTTGGTCTTCAATAATATCAGGACTTCTATCCCAGCGGGAATACACAATTACTTGTGTATCCGAGAGATCCGGAATTGCATCGAGTGGAATATTTTTCATCGAATAATAGGCACCGAAGAGTAGAATTGCGGTCAATAAAAGCACAATAAACTTATTATGCGCTGAAAATCTAATGACTTTCGAAGTAAATGAATCGTGATTAATGGGAGTGTTCATTAGAAGAACCTCCTAATTTTATTTTACTTTCAGAATCTAGTAAAAAATTTGATTCGATCACAACTTCATCTCCTTCAGAAATACCTTCCAGAATTTCGAAGTAACCTTCTGATTCGATTCCTGTTTTAACCATAACTGAAAAGAAATTATTATTCTCTTTTTTAACGTAGGCAATTTTATGTTTGCCGGTATTTAGAATGGCAGATTTAGGTACAGTTAATGCTTTTTTTAGAGGGACGTTAATCTCTATATTACCAAACATCTGCGGTTTTAATAAATTTCCTCTATCAGATACGAAGGATCGGAAACGCAATGTTCTATTTTTTTCGTCTAATATAGAATCGATACTCTGGACGTTTCCAAGGAAAGATTTATCCGGATAAGAATCAGTTTTGAAGTCTACTCTTTGACCTGGTTTAATGTAATTGATATCCGATTCATAAAGAGAAGAATATATATATGCTTTACCATTTTTTCCGCCAAGGATCAGCTCTTCAGGATTTCTATTTGAATTTCCCCATTCTGAAATTTGACTTGAGGATAATCCAAGTTGTTTTAACCTAACTATACTTGATTTAAGTAAACTGCTGTCTGACTGTGCATCTGGTTCTACGATTGCGGCAGTTTTTTTTGCCTCTTTATATTCTAAAATAGCAGTATAAAGTTCTGGGTCATAGGCTACTACAGAGTATGCGGTAATTATCTTCAATAAGTTGCGGAATTCTGCTTTCGAAGTTTTTATTCCTATCAAAGTCTGTTTTTCTTCGGAAAGTTGGATTGATTTTAATTTCAATTTTTCATCTTCGTTTTTGTTTCCGTGATTGGATCCGGAATCTTCTGTTGGAGATTTTATTTCTGATTCATGTTTTTCTCCTGATTTATGATTATGGTCAGAATTTTTTTCTTGTTTGACCAAACTCATATTACAAATAGGGCATTGACCAGGCCTGTCCGAAAGGTAGGTAGTATGCATCGGGCAATACCAGACTTCTTTTTCTTTTTTACAAGTAGCGGTAAATGTAAATAAGCCGATAAGGCAAATTAGTCTCAGAAAATAATTTATTAAAGTAACATTGTTTAATTTTTGTAAATCTTTCATTTTATTTATCCTTAATGTATAGATAATCAGTTAAATCTAAAATCATGAGGAGTGTTATTGCTCTTTTTTCCTCAATTTCTTCTGCTGAGATATGTGCTTTATAGATATCTAGTTTTGTATTTAATACTTCGGAGAGATTTATTTTACCTGCCCCGAATTGGGAAGTGAGAGCCAATTGTGTTTTTTCTAATTCTGGAATTAATTGTTTTTGTATAAGATTTAATTGATTTTCCAGTGATTCCATTGTAACTTGAAGTTTTTTGAGACTGGATTCTAGAAAAATTTTATTTCGTTCCAATTCAAAATTTTTCGATTTTACATTCTCTTCTGATCTTGTATCTATTTCATGTTTTGAAAAAAAAGACCACACTGGAACACGAACATTTACTCCGAAAGAAAATAAATCACCTCTATATTCTGTATTATCCATAATTTGGTAATTGAATGGCCCATCATCGACAGTATATATTCGATTTCTTCGTTTCATATAAGAGAAAAAAACTTCTGTATCAGGAGCATGGAGGATACTTGCAAGTTTACTCTCCTGTTTAGATCTTTCGAGGGCTACTGTTGAAAGTTTATAGTTTGGATTTTCTGCTAATCTGGAAATTAGTTTATCTTTTTGTGAAAATAGAAATTCTTTTTTTCTAAATAAATAATGAGAGGTATCCACTTTTAATATCTGCTCCTTTGACAAATCAGTATTATTCTCAAAATAATAAAAAGATGCTATCGCTATTTCTTTATCGCGATTTAATTCTATTTCTTTTTCTTTTGCGAGAGTTCCTTCTACTTGTAGTTTTAACGATTGAGATAGGGAGGAATTTCCAGTAGCATAAGTAGAAGTAGAAATTTTCTTTTGGCTTTCCAATGTCTTTTGAATTAATTCATTAAATAGAACTTTTTTCTCTGCACTTTTTAGGCGGATAAGATTTGAAAGATATTCAAATAAAAATTGATTTTGCCTAGATTTTACAAAGTGAGAAAATTCAATCTCATTTAGTTTGCTTGTTTTTCCTTGTAGTGTAAGTTTTCCAGGAAATGGAATTTCTTGAGAAACACTATATTCGATTCCCGTCATACCTGGTGTGTCATACTCTTTGTCGTTTAGCGAGTAGGAGCGAGTCGGATAATTTCGAAATGCCACTCCAATCTTAGGATCAGGATAAGTTGTATCATGATTTGCATTACCACGTTTGGAAATAAGCTCGGAATTCAGAGATCGAATCTCTGGATGTTTTTCAAGCAGTTTTTCTAATACAGTTTCCATCTCCTGTGCATACATTCCAAGCGATAGGTGAAATAGAATTAAAAAAATAGTACGTTTCATTTTTCCTCCAATGAAGTATATAAATTAAGTTTTGAAGTGTAATTAAATTAGTACATCTCTATCTATAGAGATGTTACAAAATCAAATAAGGAGATGTATTGTTTTGGTTGGAGTAGTTTGAGAGTGAAAAATAAAATTAAATTCTAGAAAATTTACATATTCTTTATTCGGTGTAACGGAGTGAAAATTCGTATTAAGCGGAGACCTTTGTAACAGTACAATTCGGATATGATTTTTGTCTAAATTGCTGGAGTCGTCCTTAATCGAAATTGCTTTTTTTTCTGAGCATTGACAATCATCTTTGTTCGACTTTTGTTTTGCTTTTGAATGGCAGTTAGGGAGAGATACTGTTGGTTTTAGTGTGCAAGTTATTTTCGAACTTTGCATCAAATCTTTGCATTCTGCGTTAAATATCAGTACGAACGCAAGCAAAACTAATAGAACTCTTCTCATACTTTCTTATGACAGAAGTATTGGATAAAAAAGCAAGAACTTTTTTATTAAAAACGTTTGACGGTAAAAGCATCTATAATAAATTGGATTTCGTTAGGAGCTGTAGCTCAGTTGGTTAGAGTGCCTGCCTGTCACGCAGGATGCCGCGGGTTCGAGTCCCGTCAGCTCCGAATTTTTTCTTTCCTTCCTAATTTTCTAAAAATTCTTTCCTTGAAAAAAACTTTTTTCTAAATAAATTGTCAAAAAAGTACAACTTAGGAGGAAAAAATGATATGAAGACATTGAGTTTATTTACTTTTTTAATCGCATTTTCTTTTTGCACCTCTAGTTCTGTCGCAAAAGAAAAACAAATCCCAAATATAAACCATCAGCTTAACAAATTATTGCAGTCACATTTGCAAACCATTTCGCATGTATTGGAAACATCAAATTCAGACTTTGATGAATTCGATCGAGTTTTTTTCACTGATTTTAATTTTTTAAATTCAGGAAATTCTCGAAATTTTTTCCAAACGATTCAGCATGATATCGAAAATGGAAAAATACGTCCGGGTTTAATGCACGTTTCCTACTCTAGCTATTCCTCAATCAATGGAAAAGTGACAGGAGTGAATTATGAATACAGTTCCGACGGAAAAAATATCATTCTTACAAAAGGAACTTATAACAACGGAAATATGTTGAAAGCCGTTTACAATTATAATACAGAGGGAAAACTACTCAACACCACCGAAGTAAAGGGTGATAAAGTAGTAAATAAAAATTCTTACCGTTTAGAAATCTAATCAAAGATATTAGAAAATATTGATCCGCAAAATAAAGATTAGCCTTAAAAAGTAAATTGGTCAAAAAGACTTATCTTCTTTTTGACCAATTTTTTACTAAAACCTTAATCTGACTTGAAAAATTTAGTCTTTAGAGGATAATATTAATTAGTTATACAGCTAAGTTCTTGTTCTTGAATCAAATAATTTTTGAAATAAATTTGTTTGAGTAGATAGTCCATTATAGCTCTATTAAACTTAGTTCTATCTTGGTGGCAAAAGAAATAATATTCATTTTCCATTTCAATAAACACACCTCCAGATGAACGTTCCGTTGAAGTTGTGTTTATATTAGTATAAAATCCGGATTCGTTTGCATTTTTTTCGATAACTCCTGTTCGAATTTGTTTTCCGGGGATCAAATAATGAATAGTTTTTCCAAGTATATCTAATTTTTCTGCCATTTCAAAATAAATATTATTATTTGTAAAACTTAAATATCTTGGTTTTTTAAGAATGGTATTTTTATTTGAGGAAAACATTGAATTTGAAACGGGAGAATTGTAAATATAAGAGATATTAGAATACTTATCATAAATTTGAAAAGAATCCCAAAGTGTTCTAAGCGATAAAAAATCATTTCTAAAGGAATTTGTAAGTCCAGAAGAAATATTTGCGTAAGAAGTTATTAGAAAACAATTTGTATTTTCTATTTTTGGATAAGATAGATAGGACTTCCAAATTCCATTTCCTAATTCAATCACTGGGCTGTTTATATTTTGCGGTAAACAAAGTGTATCTTCATTCAATGGATAATTTTTAAGGATTTTAATTTCTGGGAAAGTATGAAATCGGTTCATTGGTAATGGATATGATCTATCTCTGACTCGATTAAACTCCTCCTGGAATTGGGAAACTAAATATGGGTTTTCACTCATAAATAGAATTTCTCGATTGGAATTTCTTGCATTTAACGAATAATTATAAGATCCGGATAATAGTGTTTTTCCGTCAATGATCATTGACTTATGGTGAAGTAATCCTCCTTCTGGAAATTTTGCTGTCTCTCTAATATCCTCATTGCCATCTTTATAGATTCTCGAAAAAAAACCGTAAAATTGATTGGAGAGATATTTTCCTTCCTCATCTACCGGTGCATCGTAAACTCCAGTAACTATGACACCTCTAGAGCTTGCTTGTTTTAGAGCATGTGAAATTACGGAATCAAAATGATCAAATATAAGATAGTTAATAGAAATTTTCGCTTCTTCGATTTTCTGTAAAAGTAAATTTTGACTTAAAAAACCATTGTCGGGCGAGGATATAAATAAAATTTGATTTGTATATAAAACAGGATTGGTAAGTTGTTCCTCTAAAAATTCTAACATAGCAGTTCTATTTTTTTCCTCAACGGTAAATTGGATGTATCCGTTCCAATCATTCGTAAGACCATGTCTTGAAAAATTTCCAGTACCAGTAAAAAAAATACTATCATCCGCTAGAATTACTTTTATATGGTGAAGACCAGACTGTTTCCACATTCTAATAACAAATCCGTTTTCCTGTAGAAGTTC from Leptospiraceae bacterium includes:
- a CDS encoding TolC family protein, translated to MKRTIFLILFHLSLGMYAQEMETVLEKLLEKHPEIRSLNSELISKRGNANHDTTYPDPKIGVAFRNYPTRSYSLNDKEYDTPGMTGIEYSVSQEIPFPGKLTLQGKTSKLNEIEFSHFVKSRQNQFLFEYLSNLIRLKSAEKKVLFNELIQKTLESQKKISTSTYATGNSSLSQSLKLQVEGTLAKEKEIELNRDKEIAIASFYYFENNTDLSKEQILKVDTSHYLFRKKEFLFSQKDKLISRLAENPNYKLSTVALERSKQESKLASILHAPDTEVFFSYMKRRNRIYTVDDGPFNYQIMDNTEYRGDLFSFGVNVRVPVWSFFSKHEIDTRSEENVKSKNFELERNKIFLESSLKKLQVTMESLENQLNLIQKQLIPELEKTQLALTSQFGAGKINLSEVLNTKLDIYKAHISAEEIEEKRAITLLMILDLTDYLYIKDK
- a CDS encoding efflux RND transporter periplasmic adaptor subunit, which translates into the protein MKDLQKLNNVTLINYFLRLICLIGLFTFTATCKKEKEVWYCPMHTTYLSDRPGQCPICNMSLVKQEKNSDHNHKSGEKHESEIKSPTEDSGSNHGNKNEDEKLKLKSIQLSEEKQTLIGIKTSKAEFRNLLKIITAYSVVAYDPELYTAILEYKEAKKTAAIVEPDAQSDSSLLKSSIVRLKQLGLSSSQISEWGNSNRNPEELILGGKNGKAYIYSSLYESDINYIKPGQRVDFKTDSYPDKSFLGNVQSIDSILDEKNRTLRFRSFVSDRGNLLKPQMFGNIEINVPLKKALTVPKSAILNTGKHKIAYVKKENNNFFSVMVKTGIESEGYFEILEGISEGDEVVIESNFLLDSESKIKLGGSSNEHSH
- a CDS encoding DUF3347 domain-containing protein codes for the protein MNTLKTIIVGITFLLVTNTFAEEEKSVQISEELVKFHDALMQEKPEKLNVSKLTSILSKGLKDKKDKEIYQKALPLAKKIGDAGNSQEKLDTYAAIVEILEPIVKGKNKSNANLFYCPMAKKKWMAKGDKIVNPYYKDMRDCGEKL
- a CDS encoding efflux RND transporter permease subunit; the encoded protein is MNTPINHDSFTSKVIRFSAHNKFIVLLLTAILLFGAYYSMKNIPLDAIPDLSDTQVIVYSRWDRSPDIIEDQVTYPIITGLLGAPKVKVIRGFSDFGYSFVYVIFQDGTDIYWARSRVLEYLSRIQSQLPTGVRTELGPDATGVGWVYQYALIDKTGQNSLTQIRSFQDFKLRYLLNAIPGVAEVASIGGFKKQYQITVNPTALQAYDISMESIIKNVRESNEETGARLIEISGFEYMIRGKGYIKSISDIEEISLGTDPNGTPILLKNVARVELGPDIRRGISDLNGEGDAVGGIIVMRHGENALSVIERVKEKIKDITPSLPKGMEFVTTYDRSELILHTIENLKEKLIEEMIVVSIVILIFLWHFPSAIIPIMTIPISVLIAFIPMYLFGVHSNIMSLSGIAISIGVLVDGAIVEVENAYKKLEEWESGGRIGDYHVVRLEALLEVGPSVFFSLLVIAVAFLPVFTLVDQEGKLFHPLAYSKNLAMAIAACLALTLDPAFRMLFTRMDPFVFKNKFLSNAATTLLVGKYYPEEKHPISKILFKYYEPACLFVLKYPKRVITFSIFLVLLTIPVYMQLGSEFMPPLFEESLLYMPTTLPGISVAETEKLMIHMDKKLMQIPEVTRVYGKAGRSDTPTDSAPFSMMETVVLLKPQSEWRKKERFYSRLPNFSHFLFKSFAPDRINKEELVAIMNQELSFPGVSNAWTMPIKTRIDMLSTGLRTPIGVKIQGESLQEIERLGIEMEGILKSLPGTRSVFAERTAGGYFLDIKLKREKLSRYGISIASAQNIILTAIGGEPVTQTIEGRERYSINIRYPRGLRDDIDKLKRILIPTALESHIPIGEIADLEFKTGPAMIRDENGFLTGYVYLDTTESDLGGFVERAKKKISDTMIFPAGYTLSWTGQYENIIRVRERMKYVIPITLFIIFFLIYMNTKSYMKTLIVMCAVPFSLIGAVGLLYILDYQVSIAVWVGMIALMGLDAETGVFMLLYLDLSHEDARKKGLLKNDSELRDSVLHGAVKRVRPKIMTVLCAMMGLLPIMWSTATGSDMMKRIAAPMVGGLVSSFALELLVYPAIYYLWKKKELNEIN